One Brassica oleracea var. oleracea cultivar TO1000 chromosome C7, BOL, whole genome shotgun sequence genomic window carries:
- the LOC106303748 gene encoding protein NUCLEAR FUSION DEFECTIVE 2, which translates to MQRAVFYGGWLAQQQVKSMAGSNHPPQPSLRILQRCKLKLEHNKALTIFGTHLIETSVSLKSLAKDIDISSKVLTRLIAEVSNVNSSCALDGHRLGLERVIRVSSKTDASNSAILCAAFRAFFGAVATDSGMVDERRTRFS; encoded by the exons ATGCAGAGAGCGGTATTTTACGGTGGGTG GTTGGCGCAACAACAAGTGAAATCAATGGCAGGATCGAATCATCCCCCTCAACCTTCGCTACGGATCTTACAACGCTGCAAACTCAAATTGG AGCACAACAAAGCCCTCACTATCTTTGGAACCCATCTCATTGAGACCTCCGTCTCTCTTAAGTCCCTCGCTAAAGATATCGACATTTCCTCCAAAGTTTTGACCCGTTTGATAGCAGAGGTTTCAAATGTGAATTCCTCTTGTGCCCTCGACGGACACCGGTTGGGTTTAGAGAGGGTTATTAGGGTTTCTTCCAAGACTGATGCTTCAAACTCGGCCATCCTTTGTGCTGCCTTTAGAGCATTCTTTGGAGCTGTTGCTACTGATTCTGGAATGGTTGATGAGAGGCGAACAAGGTTTTCTTGA